The window CGGTTTGCGAATCCCCGCGGTTCGGGATAGTAATACCCACCCCTGCCCAATTTTAATGTTCGGAATTAAAATCTCCCCCGCCCCCAGCCCCCAcccaaaaaaattcaatttttctcCAACCCTGTCGGTTCGGATCTCCACGGTTTTCGATTTTTTCCCGCCCCATTTCCACCCGTAGAGATACtataacttaaaatactataaCTTTTTTGCtttctaattttatattaataattttcaGTATAGTTTTCgctttttatttgatatatcATATTTGCAATCTatgaagggtaaattacacgcatgcttactgaactttactcatttttacGATATGATAATTAAACTTCAAAATGTAATATAAAAGTCACTCAATTTTACACTTTCTAATATTATGTTCATTAAACTTTAACTAAtacctcaaaatgaccgttgacaacctgaaaatagaaaatattaagaattaaaggtGTTTAGAATGATATTTACcaagaaattatattttttttttcaaaatcacaatTCATGTTCTCTCTAAAagttcactttttttttatcctaattaaacATTACCTAAAtgacattaaaacaaaaaaatttgaagaattaaaattgtttagaatatcacCAAtcttcaaatttttattttgaaatcgtCAACAATCATTTTAAGATGTTGATTGAAGTGTAATGGTCATAATGTTAGAAAGTTTAAAGTTAAGTAGCTTTTGAAGTTTAATGGTCATAcctgaaaatgagtaaagttcagtaaccatgaatgtaatttacctatCTACTAAAGtgtattttagaattaattttgtagttttatttataaattattattttcatcCCTTGACGGCTTTTGATAGAATCAAGAATggagagaggaaaaaaaatatttttcaggtATTAATTTTTAgtgtatatttttattgatattattaatatttgtaTGAATAATTTAACAGTCACTGGATTTGTATATATAACACTAGTTAATTTCTGTTTTCACAAGAACAAAGGTTCAAATTGGCCGTCAAAATTAgcatgaatgattaatttagtCCAAATCCATCTTTTGGTATCAACTCAGTCCTTAAAGTTGACAGAAAGAGTCAAATTAACTCATGATCAAATTAGTCGTGAAAGTATATTATGTTTTAGGTACCCAAAATTTACCATGTTTACATTTTTATCTGAAatctattttatatttaaaaactattatattttGCACTGCCGTAGAATGCTTTGACGTCGACACATTACTTTATGCGCTAATGCAGAATATCAATCTCAGAGACTAACTAGTATAATTTGCACAAACttaaagactaataaattatttactcttaATATTTTGCTATATCAAAAGgttaaataaaactaaaaatattagTTTCTCAATCCCAATTGAACCGTAGAGCATCTCCAAAATAGAGctatggtttttggagaagtatcacaAAATGGcgccaatataggcttaacgttgaaagaaggtatcaatttaggcctcaacGGATTGGACACctcattcctattactccgttaagttcggatttctccctccacgtacaattgacagaacttaacagagtaatatcaatgacgtgtctcgttTAGTTATCGAGGCCGAAATTGGTACCCTCTTTTAaatgttaagtctatattggtgttattttgtacgtgaagcctatcttgatacttccccaaaaactatAGACCttttttggtaccttatcccaaaatAATATAAAGGCTTAAACCATAtgcagccccctgaacttatcacttttggtcattttgtcctttcaactatttaaaaatgATATTCGCAACCCCctcttttcattataacggaaataACCATACCATATTCTCATTGCAAACACCAAAGTTATAATAAAAATGGTTGTGCACTACTAAAATAAGCTGCAAATGGGGTTAGTACAGACAGTACACATGTTCACTTGTAAAAATTACATATAGCTTTAACTTCTTCTAAATCATCTACATATTTGCAGGCTAGTTCTAATACTTCCATGAACACTTGTACTAATGTTGGAATTTCAtcttgtttccgttataatgaaaataagggattgctaataccacttttaaatagttgaggggGCAAATAGGTCGTCCTGTAAATTCAGgggcaaaatgaccaaaattgacaagttcagaGGCTGCATATGGTTTACCCCTAATATAAAACTAAGTCTCtaacggggcgtttggtattctattgggatagggataatgataaaggttgggatagggataaggataaatggttgggataaggataaaaatatgatagtcgagaattattattcaatgtttgatacgtgggatagggatagagataaaataatacattttactgttttaaccttatttaaactacataacattaatttgagggataatatggacttttccatcctattaaaatcgcaggagcttatcctcTATCTCTCAAACAAACGttggataacttatctcgtgttttttatccctatcccacttcctatatcccttctaacaaacaccccgtaatAGTATATGAACAGTTAAACAAACCCTTAATATTGATTCATAAATAAGCATCCAATCCAACATAATCAGTTAAACAAACCCTTAATATTGATTCATAAATAAGCATCCAATCCAACATAATCAGATAAACAATTTGATTTTCTGGAAGAAAATTCAATTAACTTCTGCTTGCTACCAAGCTACCAGCTATTCTAACAGTACATGAACAATTAAAACAAACAGAGCCTATCAGACTTGATTCACAAACAACCATCTCATCCataattagataaataaatttgaTGGCTTTTTAGACCTTAAAGCAATCTTTTTTCTTCCTTCATTGAACCCAAGAAGCAAGGAAAATGTTTGACATCTAATAAACAATAACTCTGTCAACAATTCAATAAAAACTTCAATTTTATGGAATTGCAGAAAATTGTAGTTTTCTGCCTCAGTAGTTTAACAATGAATGATCTCTATCATTTAGAGCATATTAAGAAATTTAGTCCGCATTTGGTTCTCCTTTCATAGATCCTTTTTGTTTTATCACTCCACATATTAGAataaaagtgtttggttaggaTTGAGACAGGAGCAGAGACAGAGCCGCCTGAACCATCCCTATGATGGATGGTTTCAGGGACCCTGACAGTTGGAACTATCCCTATTATAGATAGTTTCAGCccctgtttttctaagtttgtTCAGAACAACTAAATGGTAAAAATCGTGGACCACAAATATACTAACATGTACATAAAAGAGCAGTCCGATACAGTACGCGttcccgctaagcgagggtccggagaggggtcccaccacaagggtatactggggcaagccttcccctaccaTGTTTTTTTAACAAGAGACCGGtgctaagactcgaacccgtgatcTCTCGATCACACAACAACAACATTTACCGCTATAtcagggcgagccttggcgcaacggtaaaacgttgttgtcgtgtgaccagaggtcacgggttcgagtcctaggagcggcctcttgccaattaaattggcaagggaaggcttgcccccaatacatccttgtggtgggacccctccccggaccctcgctcagcggggacgcgtaatgcgaccgggccgcccacTAACATGTAcatatacttaaaaaaaaaatttaaacaagCAAAATTAGCATCATCAAACATTAAACAACTACCGGCCACAACAACATCAAACAATAGATAAACAGCATTTTACTCAGATTCTAAACAAATGTAAAATTGACGAACTAGGATCATCTGAAAAAGTATCAAACTCAACAAACAGAAGCCAAAGTTTCAATATACTTGTAAGCATCAAGCCTTGCAAATGGCAATGAATTGGTAGCCCTACCCTTAACATCACTAACTACACTGAATATTTTGGTCTTAAAATTATAAGAAACGATCTTACCAGGTATGTGGAGCAAGAGTGATgactcttcttccttctcctctTCAACAACACTCAGAATAACAAGATAGTAACGACTAGAATCCAAACAGCCACTAACCATCTCCGGAAATTCTTTCAAAATAAGATCAAAATCCACATGATATCTAACTCTCCAATCAGAATAATCTTTGTTCATCTCAAACACTTTGAATTGTTCAGAACGAGGTTCGTAGATTTCAATTAGATTCAAATGGCCACCAGATTCACCAAAGTATCGCAATCTTCTTTTCCCCCATCCATCTGTGAAGGGAAGAGCAGGAAAACGCCCAATACACTCTCtacaaatattaaaatatagcGTCTTACCGGTAGGACTAATCCAATGAATTCCGCCATTCCAGAACACTCCATTATCAAAAACCATATCGAATGGAGCTTCAAAAGGAGATCCAGAAATCCTCCATGCTCCAATTTCAGATTCATATATCTCGATTTGGCGATGGGAGATTGAGGCATCTGTCGAACGAACACAGATAACCTTGTAATACGATGTTTGTGAGGGATCACAAGCTAAATTGAGCCCATATATAATAGTAGACGGAGATGAAACAGAAGGTAGGGTAAAGAATTGGTTAGTGGTGGGATTAGAAATATAGTAGCTCCTTGCAACACCTACTTTAGGAAAACTGGAGCAGAGAAGAAGGCCATTGCAGGACTGGAGAATCTTGGTAGTGCTAATATCGAAAGAATCCAAAGCCGAAGACGACGACgacgacgaagaagaagaagaagaatcaatAGGAAGGCGAGTGACTTTGGAGTTAGCGTATCGATACATGAAACCGGAAATGGTGGAATTTGCGTTACGCAGAGTGTGAAGAGAAGAGAACTGGGAAGAGGAAATGAGAGAGAGCCAGTGTTTGGATACGGATTTGAATCGGAGCAGAGGCTTTGCCGGTAATCGGAAGAGAATTTCAGTGAGGAGATCGTCGTTGCTGCCGATAATTTCAGCCGAGAAATTCGAAATCCCCATTTTTTCCGGCGGAAATTTGAAAGAGGGAAGTGGAATGCCAATGAGAATAAATTAGTTTATTTGCATTTATGTATATAGAGCCATCACTCATTTTCACCGACATGTTTGGACCTGGTTTGGCGTTATTTACATTATTGCCCCTCAATTTGACATTAttgtttgggtaaattacatccgtggccattgaactttactcattttaacattatgtcattaaatttcaatttttaacgatatagtcactgaattttacactttttaacaccgataGTTACTTAACTTTAACTAACTAATTAAAATAACCgttaacaatctcaaaataaaaatattcaagaattaaagttgttcagaacgatatttaccattaaataacgttttttatttttcaaaatcacattttttggagcttaaTCTCTCAAAAAATTTACACTCACTTCTAACTAAACAACATATAAATGAcaacaaaatgaaaatttttaagaattaaagtttcttagaatatcaataactctttgaattttttattttgagaccgttaacagtcgttttgaggcgttgagtggaaCCGGTATTAAAAGGTATATAGTTCAGTGACCATGTATGTAATTTGCCCTTTTCTTTTAGgtataattttttgttaaagCACTGGAGTCTAAAAAAGGTTGCATTATCAAAAGCAAATTTTTGTTAgtaaaagtatcaatttagacacgTTATTTATATGAGTcagttaagttctgattctcCTTCTACGTAGCATTAGCATTGGTAGAATTTAACAGAGTAATATAAATATTGTGTCACATTCTAAGGCATGTGCAATCTATTTTTCacatttgacttacttttttacaatgaATATACAATCGAATATTCATATTCATTGAAATATTTAAAAGTTCAGAAAGATCACTCGAACTTTTTGGATAAATTCTTGTGTATTAAGCCGAAAAAATCATAATCATCTTTCTACAACATAATGCTCAAGACTACTGAAGTCATGTTATTTCttacttaatttaatttaagtatCAATCAGTTTAGTTTAGTAActtatcattacttattataattataattatttttattattatttgaaccattattatttttataagttttttattttaaatattactatttttaaaatattatattattatttcggTTTTTTGAACCTCAATAATGATTTTCATATATAATTCAGATTGGCATCCTCACTAATAACGTTTGATAACCAATCCGGCACCACAGTTGACaaaaaatcgctagcattggaacaggcTTATCTAACTACTAAATGTGCATTCCTATTCACTAAACGAGGAATAAAAGACAATCTAAACGAAGAGTTGGATCGTAAAAGAGCTATTATTTCGGTTTTAATagaatttagtttaatttagtttatatttttttaatcgcTAAGGGTccatttgttttacctactgtttgctgttacagtTTGTCGTTTGCTGTTACGTTTGctattgttgtttgttgttcctgttacggtttgctgattgctgtttgaaaaggttgcttttccaaaaagcagagattctttacttttgtaaaaaaaacagCTTTTCGAATGTAAAAAACAAACATGAGATCACTAATCAAATACCTAATGttgcttttcagatgtaaaaaacaaacataaaatTACTAACCAAACATTTAAAACCCTccattttaaagtaaaaatgtaaaaataaacacgaaaatgagcaaccaaacataGAAAAAGACATGTCACggatataataaaacaaaacatttattaataaaatggaCTATTCTGGTGTCTTATTATAAAATGTATTAATTGAATGATTCTAAAACTTTATTGTACTCACATAAACTATGTGAATAAACTAATATATAGCACACATTATTGAAAATAACTTTGAATTATAtagtgggtaaattacactcataaccattgaactttatctattttaacattatgatcactgaattttaatttttaatagtaTGATtactgaactttatactttttaaaatTGGTGGCTacttaacgcctcaaaacgaccgttgacggtttcaaaataaaaaattcatatagttaataatattttaaggaactttaatttttaaaaaattttattttgaagttatttaagtgttgtttggttagaaaataaagtgaatttttagaaagagaaaactctaaaaaatgtgattttgaaaaataaaaaaatgtagtttcatgGAAATGtggttgggtaaattacatgtATGGCActgaattttatatattttaactttgtggccactgaacttcaattcttaatgatATGGTCAttaaattttacactttttaacaccggttagggatggcaatgggtagtgtacccgcgggtacccgacactacccaaccctaatgggactacccgtaccctgtataaaagggtatgagatcaaattaattacccgttagggtaatgggacgggtatgggaatacccctcagggtacccggtacccgttacccgtcataattcttttaaatattaaaaaaaatattgttttttagatgtaatatttgagattttaaaccccaaccttttgtttttcaaccattgagtgataccactaagctacttattcttattgattaaggttcaatttgttcaatttttatataaatgatttattaaatttatactttgttaaatttgtaatattttttattttattcattgatttttaacgggtaagggtacccgtgggtacccgcgaattaaatgggaagggtatgggatgcaaaaatatacccgttaggataatgggacgagtacgggtaattaaaaaataaacgggtaaggatttgggattggcactacccgcgggtaccctacccgttgccatccctaacaCCGGTGGCCATTCAGCGCCTCAAAATGACTaatgacggtctcaaaataaaaaattcgaagagttactgatattctaaggaattttgaaatttttctttttgaggtcatttaattattgtttggttaggagagagggTAAACTTTTAAAGagaaaaagctccaaaaaatatgattttgaaaaataaaatatgtggtttcatggtaaatgttgttctaaacaactttaattctttaatattttcattttgacgttgttaacggttattttaaggagttagttaaagttgaatgACTATGTGTTAAAAACTGTAAAGTTCAATAATCATATCGTTAAGAATTTAAGTTTAgtgaccataatattaaaattgataaaattcagtggcataaatgtaatttacccatcacATATAATAGGTTGATACCCAATTGATCATACACCTTTGAAATCCAATCCCAAGATCCGGAATAAACATATTATTTAtaagtagggatggcaacgggtaggatATTTATAGGTAGTGACAAACTCAAATTCTcactcatttattttttaattatatatacttGTCTCATTACTTTAACGGAAATAGTTTTTATATTTCATACTCGTTTCATTTAATTCGcaggtacccttacccgttaagaatcaatacataaaataaaaatatttcaaatttaacaaagtataaatttgataaatcattcatctaaaaattgaacaaattgagcGTTAATCgataagaataaagtagtttaATGGTATCACTCAATGATTGAAGAATAAAAGGTTGGGGTTTGAAcctcacatcttacatctaaaattaaaaaacataaataaatttaagagaaaagtacgaaaaaaaaatgtctatggtttgcccaatttgcaaacagagacatgtggtttaaaagtttacaaataaaggtctataatatgttttatttacaaaacaaagtattgcAATTACACAGATTAAGTGATTACAActaaatacatttttatcttaaaaaaaattattcttacatattaGCAAAACACAACTCCGAAAAAAACAACTTCCTAAATTGTtaatatggtggaattttacgttttttactaatctgacagtttatgaactaaattgatatttaagtttatttatacagttgcaatttgattttggaaTATGTGTTTTGTGAATATATAAatgcaattgaagaaaataaaaaaaaatgctcttattatcatcaattacttaaaagtttaattttaaatactttgttttataaaaaagTATACCACATatctctatttgcaaacttttaaaccatagaTCTCTACTTGAAAATAAGGCAAACCACGAAcattttttttcgtactttaacctaaatttaaaatataaaagatTTATACATGGTACGAATAGTTCAATTAGGATCCAGATACCTATATGTATAGTACACATTTCCATCCCTAACTACAAGACACTTGGTGCCcaattagggatctaggaccctCAATGGAAAAATGATGGAAACTACTATCCCTGAGTCACCCCACTAAAGAGATTATTAGAACCACTCGACACGcacgagataaaaaaaaattccaatcgCCCCGAAGAACCTAGAAAACAATATCTTCATTAAGATGGACTTGGAAGACGAAATCAGATATCCCACTGCAAAACTAATAGAAACCTTTGAAACTTCCAGGCCACGTAGGCCTAATACTCTGTGATGTCTTCCTTTTTGAAATGTGAT of the Euphorbia lathyris chromosome 7, ddEupLath1.1, whole genome shotgun sequence genome contains:
- the LOC136235893 gene encoding F-box protein At5g07610-like, which codes for MGISNFSAEIIGSNDDLLTEILFRLPAKPLLRFKSVSKHWLSLISSSQFSSLHTLRNANSTISGFMYRYANSKVTRLPIDSSSSSSSSSSSSALDSFDISTTKILQSCNGLLLCSSFPKVGVARSYYISNPTTNQFFTLPSVSSPSTIIYGLNLACDPSQTSYYKVICVRSTDASISHRQIEIYESEIGAWRISGSPFEAPFDMVFDNGVFWNGGIHWISPTGKTLYFNICRECIGRFPALPFTDGWGKRRLRYFGESGGHLNLIEIYEPRSEQFKVFEMNKDYSDWRVRYHVDFDLILKEFPEMVSGCLDSSRYYLVILSVVEEEKEEESSLLLHIPGKIVSYNFKTKIFSVVSDVKGRATNSLPFARLDAYKYIETLASVC